From a single Terriglobales bacterium genomic region:
- a CDS encoding 2Fe-2S iron-sulfur cluster-binding protein: MAEEKSQGTGAATVDAPGPNTVRVTFLPEGKTVEFEHGKLPYKDHGKPESLLDVALNHKVFLDHACGGNCACTTCHVQVIKGAELLSEMDDDEADRLDMAADLQLNSRLGCQCVIAKPGEIVVRVPEWNRNYISEHPEEEH; the protein is encoded by the coding sequence ATGGCTGAAGAAAAATCGCAAGGAACTGGAGCCGCAACCGTGGACGCACCCGGCCCCAACACCGTTCGCGTCACCTTTTTGCCGGAAGGCAAAACCGTCGAATTCGAGCACGGCAAGCTGCCCTACAAGGACCACGGCAAGCCGGAATCGCTGCTCGACGTGGCGCTCAACCACAAGGTGTTTCTCGATCACGCCTGCGGCGGCAACTGCGCCTGCACCACCTGCCACGTACAGGTGATCAAGGGGGCCGAACTGCTCAGTGAAATGGACGACGATGAGGCCGACCGCCTCGACATGGCCGCCGACCTGCAGCTCAATTCGCGCCTCGGCTGCCAGTGCGTCATCGCCAAACCGGGCGAGATCGTTGTCCGGGTTCCCGAGTGGAACCGCAACTACATCTCGGAACACCCGGAAGAAGAACACTGA
- the iscX gene encoding Fe-S cluster assembly protein IscX has protein sequence MPTDLHWDDAEDIGLLLADKFPDINPLEVRFTELHRMITELPTFVDDPQKSNEGKLEAIQMAWNEEYEDRHAA, from the coding sequence ATGCCAACCGATCTCCACTGGGACGACGCCGAAGATATCGGCCTCCTGCTTGCCGATAAGTTTCCCGACATCAATCCGCTCGAGGTGCGGTTCACCGAACTGCACCGCATGATTACCGAGCTGCCCACCTTCGTTGACGATCCCCAGAAGTCCAACGAAGGCAAGCTGGAAGCCATTCAGATGGCCTGGAACGAGGAGTACGAAGACCGCCACGCCGCCTGA
- a CDS encoding cytidylate kinase-like family protein — protein MAIITISQGTFSGGRMLAKAVSRRLGYRCIDRDQLIDKAAQWGISQEDLRTAIEKPPTFFGQSQHTKYLYLAFIQAALTEEVRSGNVVYDGLAGHLLLGKGPHVLRTRIIAPMDFRVSMVQYRRDCSRKEAIEYIERMDEDRRKWTRFLYGADWTDASLYDLVLNLEQMTLIEACDVICELAKSSCFQTTAETQRDLDNLALSSCVKANLAMNPDTCDLQLEITAQGGSISIKGEIDAPAQARKIRSFVANIPGARSVSVEELSLVTRI, from the coding sequence ATGGCCATCATCACGATTTCCCAGGGAACGTTCAGCGGCGGCAGGATGCTGGCGAAAGCGGTATCGCGCAGGCTCGGATATCGCTGCATTGACCGCGACCAGCTCATCGACAAGGCGGCGCAGTGGGGCATATCGCAAGAAGACCTGCGCACCGCGATAGAAAAGCCCCCCACCTTTTTCGGCCAGTCGCAACACACCAAGTACTTGTATCTCGCGTTCATCCAAGCGGCCCTGACCGAGGAGGTTCGCAGCGGCAACGTCGTCTACGACGGGCTGGCCGGGCACCTGCTGCTGGGCAAGGGCCCGCACGTGCTGCGCACGCGCATCATTGCGCCGATGGACTTCCGCGTCTCCATGGTGCAATACCGCCGCGACTGCAGCCGCAAGGAGGCGATCGAGTACATCGAACGCATGGATGAAGACCGCCGCAAATGGACGCGCTTTCTCTACGGCGCGGATTGGACCGACGCGTCGCTGTACGACTTGGTGCTCAACCTGGAGCAGATGACGCTGATTGAGGCATGCGACGTCATCTGCGAGTTGGCCAAATCAAGTTGTTTCCAGACGACGGCGGAAACGCAGCGCGATCTGGACAATCTTGCGCTGTCGAGCTGCGTGAAAGCGAACCTGGCGATGAACCCGGATACTTGCGACCTGCAGCTCGAGATTACGGCCCAAGGCGGGTCGATCTCGATCAAGGGCGAGATTGACGCGCCCGCACAGGCAAGAAAGATACGCAGCTTCGTGGCGAACATTCCCGGTGCCCGTTCGGTGTCGGTGGAGGAACTGTCGCTGGTGACGCGGATTTAG
- the hscB gene encoding Fe-S protein assembly co-chaperone HscB, translating into MATGNKPESALQLIDQGKITHACWSCGDMRAAHFCNSCGKLQPALPTDYFTFFGLPRKLSLDTSVLEREFYVLSRKLHPDVYAHATGQEQHWSLEKSSQLNDAYRTLRDPIARTEYLLKLEGVQLEEQSKAATDKARQTGEEKKQVIPPELLEEVFELNMQLEEARMNKKMGDRDADLLREVESTRNDLQAKHDALMDELRGYWNEWDALPGDASQAQRKPVRDKMISLLNRRSYIRNLVRDVNEVLEQ; encoded by the coding sequence ATGGCAACCGGAAACAAACCCGAATCCGCGCTCCAGCTCATCGACCAGGGCAAGATCACGCACGCCTGCTGGTCCTGCGGCGACATGCGCGCGGCACACTTCTGCAATTCCTGCGGCAAGCTGCAGCCCGCTTTGCCCACGGACTATTTCACTTTCTTCGGCCTGCCCCGCAAGCTGAGCCTCGACACATCCGTGCTGGAGCGCGAGTTCTACGTGCTCAGCCGCAAGCTGCACCCCGATGTCTACGCCCATGCCACCGGCCAGGAGCAGCACTGGAGCCTGGAGAAGAGTTCGCAGCTCAACGACGCCTACCGCACTCTGCGCGATCCCATCGCGCGCACCGAGTACCTGCTCAAGCTCGAAGGCGTTCAGTTGGAGGAGCAGTCGAAGGCGGCCACTGACAAGGCGCGCCAGACCGGCGAGGAAAAGAAGCAGGTCATTCCCCCGGAACTGCTGGAAGAAGTTTTCGAATTGAACATGCAACTGGAAGAAGCGCGCATGAACAAGAAGATGGGTGATCGCGACGCCGATCTGCTGCGCGAGGTGGAAAGCACGCGCAACGATCTCCAGGCCAAGCATGATGCGCTCATGGACGAATTGCGCGGCTACTGGAATGAATGGGACGCGCTTCCTGGGGACGCATCCCAGGCGCAGCGCAAGCCGGTGCGCGACAAGATGATCAGCCTGCTGAATCGCCGTTCCTACATCAGGAACTTGGTGCGCGACGTCAACGAAGTTTTGGAGCAGTAG
- the iscU gene encoding Fe-S cluster assembly scaffold IscU gives MAYSDKVLDHYTNPRNVGSMDKSSQTVGTGLVGAPECGDVMKLQIKVNPETKVIEDAKFKTFGCGSAIASSSLATEWVKGKTVDEALAIKNTDIVRELSLPPVKIHCSVLAEDAIRAAIGDWKKKNGVAVGHAPAEAHAPMAKAGD, from the coding sequence ATGGCATACAGCGATAAGGTACTGGACCACTACACTAACCCGCGCAACGTCGGTTCCATGGACAAGAGCAGTCAGACGGTCGGCACCGGCCTGGTGGGCGCCCCCGAATGCGGCGACGTCATGAAGCTGCAGATCAAGGTCAACCCCGAGACCAAGGTCATCGAGGACGCCAAGTTCAAGACGTTCGGTTGCGGATCGGCGATCGCTTCCTCTTCGCTGGCCACCGAGTGGGTCAAGGGCAAGACCGTGGACGAGGCGCTCGCTATCAAGAATACGGACATCGTTCGCGAGCTCTCGCTGCCTCCGGTCAAGATCCACTGCTCGGTGTTGGCCGAGGACGCTATCCGCGCCGCCATCGGTGATTGGAAAAAGAAGAACGGCGTTGCCGTGGGCCATGCCCCGGCCGAGGCGCACGCGCCGATGGCGAAAGCGGGCGACTAA
- a CDS encoding YraN family protein, with protein sequence MTGRLVEAAARVLDRAAGALKRDNPGERPEHLRTGQRGEDDAYFYLRRLGYVMVARNWRSLRHRGELDLVGWDGDVLCFVEVKSRTTHQVAPAEAAVDGQKRRDLGAVARDFLHHIKGNPEARFDIISVYYEASEKTPHITLFKNAFPMP encoded by the coding sequence ATGACGGGAAGATTGGTGGAAGCGGCAGCGCGGGTGCTGGATCGTGCTGCCGGCGCGCTGAAACGGGACAATCCCGGGGAACGGCCGGAGCACCTGCGGACCGGGCAGCGGGGCGAGGACGATGCCTATTTCTACTTGCGGCGGCTCGGCTACGTGATGGTGGCGCGCAACTGGCGCTCGCTGCGGCATCGGGGCGAACTCGACCTGGTGGGCTGGGACGGTGACGTGCTCTGCTTCGTGGAAGTAAAGTCGCGAACGACGCACCAGGTGGCGCCGGCGGAGGCGGCGGTGGATGGGCAGAAACGCCGCGATCTTGGGGCAGTGGCGCGCGACTTCCTGCACCACATCAAGGGCAATCCAGAGGCACGCTTCGACATTATCAGCGTCTATTACGAAGCCAGCGAGAAAACTCCGCACATCACCCTATTCAAAAATGCATTCCCAATGCCTTAA
- a CDS encoding Rrf2 family transcriptional regulator, whose amino-acid sequence MLKLTKKADYGLIAMRYLAENGVSAASAKDIAEAHGIPPELLAKILQKLVKARLLTSHHGTNGGYMLAREARAISALEVIRAIEGPLFLTSCVTTRGECGHTSRCTVREPLRKVSQSIEEVLSKITIGDMGDGATSTVTPEELVTLT is encoded by the coding sequence GTGCTCAAGCTGACCAAGAAGGCCGATTACGGCCTGATCGCCATGCGTTACCTGGCGGAGAACGGGGTTTCCGCCGCTAGCGCCAAGGATATAGCCGAGGCGCATGGCATTCCGCCCGAACTGCTGGCCAAGATCCTGCAAAAGCTGGTCAAGGCTCGGCTGTTGACCTCGCACCATGGTACCAACGGCGGTTACATGCTGGCGCGCGAAGCGCGCGCAATTTCCGCCCTCGAGGTCATCAGGGCCATTGAAGGCCCGCTCTTTCTGACTTCCTGCGTTACCACTCGCGGCGAGTGTGGACACACCAGCCGCTGCACGGTCCGCGAGCCCCTGCGCAAGGTCAGCCAGAGCATTGAAGAGGTTTTGAGCAAGATCACCATCGGCGACATGGGGGACGGCGCAACGTCAACCGTGACACCGGAAGAATTAGTGACGTTAACGTAG
- the hscA gene encoding Fe-S protein assembly chaperone HscA — translation MPEERVVGIDLGTTNSLVAFMGPDGAPQVIPGEDGLNLVPSLVALDPKGQIIVGNPARKYLIETSERAVYSIKRLMGRGVEDIQEELKLFPFRLAEDLQPGEVLRIKLAEKDYTPPEISAFILRQLKRNAERFFGAPVKKAVITVPAYFNDAQRQATKDAGRIAGLEVLRLVNEPTAAALAYGLDQQRNGVVAVYDFGGGTFDVSILRLHDGIFEVISTAGDTHLGGDDIDNLLITIALDDIRGDMGLDYRRNAEVVQAVRKSVIDAKIALSANDKTTIEVDLPEGKKYQREITREQFEGLIEPILQRTVGPVKQAIRDAGLAPQQINEVALVGGSTRIPRVRAIVTELFQRQPHSELNPDEVVALGAAVQANILGGGSEATKDMLLLDVTPLSLGIEALGGVVAKIIHRNSTIPASATEHFTTGVEGQTNVAIHVLQGERELAKDNRSLARFDLKGIPPMPAGLPRIEVRFLIDANGILHVSAREQRSGKEAEISVQPSYGLTDDQVESMILESFDYAEEDFRQRQVIEARNEAGTILAALDKGKQSPAWNQLTSDERKQIAKQEKALRAVLEQDDHHAIRNAIDALNQGTMRLAELMMDSAVASALKGKSMDDANVGEGPASPHPIAPAEIESGD, via the coding sequence ATGCCTGAAGAACGTGTCGTTGGAATCGATCTCGGAACCACGAACTCGCTGGTGGCCTTCATGGGGCCGGATGGCGCGCCCCAGGTCATCCCCGGCGAAGACGGGCTGAACCTTGTCCCCTCGCTGGTGGCGCTGGATCCCAAGGGCCAGATCATCGTCGGCAATCCTGCGCGCAAGTACCTTATTGAGACGTCCGAGCGCGCCGTGTACTCGATTAAGCGCCTGATGGGACGCGGCGTTGAAGACATCCAGGAAGAATTGAAGCTGTTCCCCTTCCGTCTCGCCGAGGACCTCCAGCCCGGCGAGGTCCTGCGCATCAAGCTCGCCGAAAAGGATTACACGCCGCCGGAAATCTCCGCTTTCATCCTGCGCCAGCTCAAGCGCAACGCCGAACGCTTCTTCGGCGCGCCGGTAAAGAAGGCGGTCATCACCGTTCCCGCCTACTTCAACGACGCCCAGCGCCAGGCGACAAAGGATGCCGGCCGCATCGCCGGGCTGGAGGTCCTCCGCCTGGTCAACGAGCCCACGGCCGCCGCGCTCGCTTACGGTCTCGACCAGCAGCGTAATGGCGTGGTCGCGGTTTACGATTTCGGCGGCGGCACCTTCGACGTCTCCATCCTGCGCCTGCACGACGGAATTTTTGAAGTCATATCCACCGCCGGTGACACCCATCTCGGCGGCGACGACATCGACAACCTGCTCATCACCATCGCGCTCGACGATATCCGCGGCGACATGGGCCTGGACTACCGTCGTAATGCCGAAGTCGTGCAGGCGGTTCGCAAATCCGTGATTGACGCCAAGATTGCGCTCTCGGCGAACGATAAAACCACGATTGAGGTCGATCTGCCGGAAGGCAAGAAGTACCAGCGCGAAATCACGCGGGAGCAGTTTGAAGGCCTCATCGAGCCCATTCTCCAGCGCACCGTCGGTCCGGTGAAGCAGGCAATCCGTGATGCCGGTCTCGCCCCGCAGCAGATTAACGAGGTGGCTCTGGTCGGCGGCTCAACTCGCATTCCGCGCGTGCGCGCCATTGTCACGGAACTGTTCCAGCGCCAGCCTCACTCGGAGCTGAATCCTGACGAAGTAGTTGCTCTCGGGGCCGCGGTGCAGGCCAACATCCTCGGCGGCGGTTCTGAAGCCACCAAGGACATGCTTCTGCTCGACGTCACCCCGTTGTCGCTCGGCATTGAGGCGCTCGGCGGCGTGGTCGCCAAAATCATCCACCGTAACTCGACCATACCGGCGTCAGCCACTGAGCACTTCACCACCGGCGTCGAAGGCCAGACCAACGTCGCGATTCACGTCTTGCAAGGCGAGCGCGAGTTGGCCAAGGACAACCGTTCTCTCGCCCGTTTCGATCTGAAGGGCATTCCGCCCATGCCCGCCGGCCTGCCCCGCATCGAAGTGCGCTTCCTCATCGACGCCAACGGCATTCTGCACGTTTCAGCGCGCGAGCAGCGCAGCGGCAAGGAAGCCGAAATTTCCGTGCAGCCCAGCTACGGCCTAACCGATGATCAGGTCGAGAGCATGATCCTGGAGTCCTTCGATTACGCCGAGGAGGATTTCCGCCAGCGCCAGGTCATCGAGGCCCGCAACGAGGCCGGCACCATCCTGGCCGCGCTCGACAAGGGCAAACAAAGTCCGGCGTGGAATCAGCTCACCTCCGATGAGCGCAAGCAGATCGCGAAGCAGGAAAAGGCCCTGCGCGCCGTGCTCGAGCAGGATGACCACCACGCCATCCGCAATGCCATCGACGCGCTCAACCAGGGAACCATGCGCCTCGCCGAGCTGATGATGGATTCGGCGGTGGCTTCCGCCCTCAAGGGCAAGTCCATGGACGATGCCAACGTCGGCGAGGGTCCCGCATCGCCGCATCCGATCGCGCCGGCGGAAATCGAGAGCGGGGACTAG
- a CDS encoding creatininase family protein, giving the protein MKCLAVVIVVVMVSAAITAQTNSLLIEDMTWTEVRDAIAAGKTTAIYYAGSTEQNGPGMALGKHNFIAHYLATKIAAQLGNALVYPTMPFAPTGDWGHTGAGVIDATKKDGHMRYAGSVNLSPETFGAVAHDVALSAISAGFKNVVLLCDHGGQTQIQLAKVAEEMNKEWAPHGIHVYYIPDSYFKEKELMKDYAKKHGWPVDSHAGTDDTSELRYIDKMVNGKSSRWIRADKLIKGHEGDGTGVDGDQTKSTVDLGKMFTDAKVSFAVTQIKQLIATGK; this is encoded by the coding sequence ATGAAGTGCCTCGCCGTTGTAATTGTTGTTGTGATGGTCAGTGCGGCCATTACCGCGCAGACGAACTCATTGCTGATCGAAGACATGACGTGGACCGAAGTGCGTGATGCCATCGCCGCCGGCAAGACTACGGCAATCTACTACGCCGGCAGCACTGAGCAAAACGGGCCCGGTATGGCGCTCGGAAAGCACAATTTTATTGCTCACTACCTCGCAACAAAAATCGCCGCGCAGCTCGGCAATGCTCTGGTCTATCCAACCATGCCTTTTGCCCCTACCGGAGATTGGGGCCACACTGGGGCGGGCGTCATCGATGCCACCAAGAAGGACGGCCACATGCGGTATGCCGGCAGCGTGAATCTTTCGCCAGAGACCTTCGGCGCGGTGGCCCATGATGTCGCGCTCAGCGCGATCTCGGCCGGTTTCAAGAACGTCGTCCTGCTATGCGATCATGGCGGTCAGACCCAGATCCAGCTGGCCAAGGTTGCGGAAGAGATGAACAAGGAGTGGGCGCCTCACGGCATCCACGTCTATTACATCCCGGACTCGTACTTCAAAGAAAAGGAGCTCATGAAAGACTACGCCAAGAAGCACGGTTGGCCCGTCGATTCGCACGCAGGCACCGACGACACCTCGGAGCTTCGGTACATCGACAAAATGGTAAACGGGAAGTCTTCCCGATGGATCCGTGCGGACAAACTGATCAAGGGGCATGAGGGCGATGGCACCGGGGTCGATGGCGATCAGACGAAGAGCACGGTTGATTTGGGCAAAATGTTTACCGACGCCAAGGTTTCTTTTGCGGTAACTCAAATCAAGCAGCTGATCGCCACCGGCAAGTAG
- a CDS encoding nuclear transport factor 2 family protein gives MKRTLCFLGLLLLATAAWPQAGKSGGTEQAIADLEQKWLQSQKANNPDLIAPSLADKFVATSAEGRVRGKADFLQEEKATKYSSIDYGDVKVTAYGDSAVAIGSFKAKGTDPAGKSFDLNERFTDTWVKTSGGKWQCVATASSSIKK, from the coding sequence TTGAAGAGAACCTTGTGTTTCCTCGGACTGCTCCTGCTGGCAACCGCGGCATGGCCGCAAGCCGGCAAGAGCGGCGGGACTGAGCAGGCAATAGCCGACCTGGAGCAAAAATGGCTTCAGTCGCAAAAGGCAAACAATCCTGATTTGATCGCTCCGAGCCTGGCCGACAAGTTCGTAGCTACCTCGGCGGAAGGCAGAGTCAGGGGCAAAGCCGACTTTCTGCAAGAAGAGAAGGCGACAAAATACAGCAGCATCGACTACGGCGATGTGAAGGTGACGGCCTATGGCGACAGCGCCGTTGCCATCGGATCTTTTAAGGCCAAGGGGACCGATCCTGCGGGAAAATCTTTTGATCTGAACGAGCGCTTTACCGACACCTGGGTGAAGACATCCGGCGGCAAATGGCAATGTGTGGCCACCGCAAGTTCAAGCATCAAGAAATAA
- a CDS encoding IscS subfamily cysteine desulfurase translates to MSNEQTTNNGHGEVKLPIYMDNHATTPIDPRVLEEMLPYFTDKFGNAASRNHVFGWVAEEGVEQARERIAKLVGATTKEIIFTSGATESDNLAIKGVAEMYREKGNHIITAVTEHKAVLDTCKRLEKYGFRVTYLPVMKDGRVDMDDLKRAMDDKTILVTLMAANNEIGVLQPIAEIGKLCHERGVLFHSDATQAVGKIPIDVQKMGIDLLSISGHKMYGPKGVGALYVRRKNPRVQVSPIIDGGGHERGMRSGTLNVPGIVGLGKACSLCHEEMPQESKRLSGLRDRLKEKIMGNLDEVFINGSIEHRLPNNLNISFAYVEGESLLMGINDIAVSSGSACTSATLEPSYVLKALGTGDDLAHSSIRFGIGRFNTEAEVDYVAERVIDVVKRLRELSPLYEMAKEGIDLKTVSWAAEG, encoded by the coding sequence ATGAGCAACGAGCAGACGACAAACAACGGGCATGGCGAAGTGAAGCTGCCCATTTACATGGACAATCACGCCACCACCCCGATTGATCCCCGGGTTCTGGAAGAGATGCTGCCTTACTTCACCGACAAGTTCGGCAACGCCGCCAGCCGCAACCACGTGTTCGGCTGGGTCGCGGAAGAGGGCGTGGAGCAGGCGCGCGAACGCATTGCCAAGCTGGTCGGCGCCACCACCAAGGAAATTATTTTCACCTCCGGCGCCACGGAGAGCGACAACCTCGCCATCAAGGGCGTCGCCGAGATGTACCGCGAGAAGGGCAACCACATCATCACCGCCGTCACCGAGCACAAGGCGGTTCTGGACACCTGCAAGCGCCTGGAGAAGTACGGCTTCCGCGTCACGTATCTTCCCGTGATGAAGGACGGCCGGGTTGACATGGATGATCTCAAGCGCGCCATGGACGACAAGACCATCCTGGTCACGCTGATGGCGGCCAACAACGAGATCGGCGTGCTGCAGCCCATTGCGGAGATCGGCAAGCTCTGTCACGAGCGCGGCGTGCTCTTTCACAGCGACGCCACCCAGGCCGTCGGCAAAATTCCCATCGACGTGCAGAAGATGGGCATCGATCTTCTCTCCATCTCCGGCCACAAGATGTACGGCCCCAAGGGCGTCGGCGCGCTCTACGTTCGCCGCAAGAACCCGCGCGTGCAGGTGTCGCCGATCATTGACGGCGGCGGCCACGAGCGCGGCATGCGCAGCGGAACGCTCAATGTCCCCGGCATCGTCGGCCTCGGCAAGGCCTGCTCTCTCTGTCACGAGGAGATGCCGCAGGAAAGCAAGCGCCTCTCCGGCCTGCGCGATCGCCTTAAGGAAAAGATCATGGGCAATTTGGACGAGGTGTTCATCAACGGTTCCATCGAGCACCGCCTGCCCAATAACCTGAATATCAGCTTCGCTTACGTGGAAGGCGAGTCGCTGCTGATGGGCATCAACGACATCGCGGTTTCCAGCGGTTCGGCCTGCACCTCCGCGACCCTGGAGCCATCTTATGTATTGAAGGCTCTGGGAACCGGCGACGACCTGGCGCATAGCTCCATTCGTTTCGGCATCGGCCGCTTCAACACCGAGGCCGAAGTGGACTACGTGGCCGAGCGCGTCATCGACGTCGTCAAGCGGCTGCGCGAGCTCTCGCCGCTCTACGAGATGGCCAAGGAAGGCATCGATCTCAAGACCGTGAGCTGGGCCGCGGAAGGGTAA
- a CDS encoding iron-sulfur cluster assembly accessory protein, translating into MATMTDKPADQATSAAVSLDGGQQPSPPGQKLAAPPAKGIQVTERALAKIKVAMAKEGISPEQGGLRLGVQGGGCSGLTYNIRFDTQPRERDRIFQFGDVRVFVDPKSFIYLHGMTLDYQETLMQQSFVFVNPNASKSCGCGTSFS; encoded by the coding sequence ATGGCAACTATGACCGACAAACCGGCAGACCAGGCGACCTCGGCAGCGGTGTCGCTGGACGGTGGGCAACAGCCCTCCCCGCCGGGGCAGAAGCTTGCTGCGCCGCCCGCCAAGGGCATCCAGGTTACTGAGCGCGCGTTGGCCAAGATTAAAGTCGCCATGGCGAAGGAAGGCATTTCGCCCGAGCAGGGCGGGTTGCGTCTGGGCGTGCAGGGCGGCGGGTGCTCCGGGTTGACGTACAACATCCGTTTCGACACGCAGCCGCGAGAGCGCGATCGCATCTTCCAGTTTGGCGATGTGCGTGTCTTCGTCGATCCCAAATCGTTCATCTACCTGCACGGCATGACCCTGGATTACCAGGAGACGCTGATGCAGCAGAGCTTCGTGTTCGTCAATCCGAACGCGAGCAAGTCCTGCGGTTGCGGGACCTCGTTTTCGTAG
- a CDS encoding lmo0937 family membrane protein — MLWLIFAILLIAWILGLVGTYTIGAWLWLLLVAAIIVLIIQLATGRRVA; from the coding sequence ATGCTCTGGTTGATATTTGCGATCCTGCTGATTGCATGGATCTTGGGCCTGGTAGGGACTTACACGATTGGCGCCTGGCTTTGGCTCTTGCTGGTGGCCGCCATCATCGTGCTCATTATTCAGCTGGCGACCGGTCGCCGTGTAGCCTGA
- the galT gene encoding galactose-1-phosphate uridylyltransferase encodes MPELRKDPVVGRWVIISTDRAKRPTDFAREQNKLKGGFCPFCYGNESKTPPEILAYRPSHNGGPPAKDSPGWSVRVVPNKFPALGIEGNLNRRAEGMFDRMNGVGAHEVIIETPDHAASLATMPAKRIEDTLWAFRDRILDLKQDKRFKYILIFKNHGEAAGASLEHPHSQLIALPILPKQVVEELEGAKQYYIYKERCVFCDVIRQELENGTRIVGENEQFVTLAPYAPRFPFETWILPKRHESAFENSSSAMFEDLARALKSLLAKAHNVLDNPAYNLVVHTSPCQDPFNDHYHWHIEFMPKLTKTAGFEWGTGFYINPTPPEEAAKFLRDASVETQPATPEPATAAR; translated from the coding sequence TTGCCAGAACTTAGAAAAGATCCTGTGGTTGGCCGTTGGGTAATTATCTCGACCGATCGCGCCAAGCGTCCCACGGACTTCGCGCGCGAGCAGAACAAGCTGAAGGGCGGGTTTTGCCCATTCTGCTACGGCAACGAAAGCAAGACACCGCCGGAAATACTGGCGTATCGACCGAGCCATAACGGAGGACCGCCGGCGAAGGACTCGCCGGGATGGTCGGTGCGGGTGGTGCCGAACAAGTTTCCGGCGCTGGGGATCGAGGGCAACCTGAACCGGCGGGCGGAGGGAATGTTCGACCGGATGAACGGAGTAGGGGCGCACGAGGTCATCATCGAGACACCCGACCACGCCGCCAGCCTGGCCACCATGCCGGCCAAGCGCATTGAGGACACGCTGTGGGCATTCCGAGACCGCATCCTCGACCTGAAACAGGACAAGCGCTTCAAGTACATCTTGATTTTCAAGAACCACGGGGAGGCGGCGGGAGCGTCGCTGGAGCATCCGCACTCGCAACTGATCGCGCTGCCGATTCTGCCCAAGCAAGTGGTAGAGGAGTTGGAAGGCGCCAAGCAGTATTACATCTACAAGGAACGGTGCGTCTTCTGCGACGTGATCCGGCAGGAGCTGGAAAACGGGACCCGGATCGTGGGGGAGAACGAGCAGTTCGTCACCCTGGCGCCGTACGCGCCGCGTTTTCCGTTCGAGACCTGGATCCTGCCGAAGCGGCATGAATCGGCATTCGAGAACTCGTCGTCGGCGATGTTCGAAGACCTGGCGCGGGCGCTCAAGAGCCTGCTGGCCAAGGCGCACAACGTGCTGGACAATCCGGCCTACAACCTTGTGGTCCACACCTCGCCATGCCAGGACCCGTTCAACGATCATTACCACTGGCACATCGAGTTCATGCCGAAGTTGACCAAGACAGCGGGATTTGAGTGGGGCACCGGCTTCTACATCAATCCCACGCCGCCGGAAGAGGCAGCGAAGTTCCTGCGCGATGCCAGCGTGGAAACGCAGCCGGCAACGCCGGAACCGGCGACCGCGGCACGCTGA